Proteins co-encoded in one Ignavibacteria bacterium genomic window:
- the lipB gene encoding lipoyl(octanoyl) transferase LipB: MVRQSISKELFYADPGLTGYQEAWDLQKSLHSLRYEGKIKDTFIMLEHPHTYTLGKTADKNNLIGSDEFLRDREIKVFEIDRGGDITYHGPGQIVGYPIINLQDWKPDTHLYLRTLEQVIIDVLKDYGIESGRKPEYTGVWVGESKIAAIGIKISRWITMHGFAFNINTDLDLFNGIIPCGIKEKEVTSLKKLLNKEINIGEVKAKLLLRFMEHFNFTEKQEINIYQLVQLKT, translated from the coding sequence ATGGTGAGGCAATCCATATCTAAGGAATTATTTTATGCAGATCCCGGATTGACGGGTTATCAGGAGGCCTGGGATCTGCAAAAATCTCTGCATTCTCTTAGGTACGAGGGCAAAATCAAGGATACCTTCATCATGCTCGAGCATCCGCATACATATACCCTGGGTAAAACTGCCGATAAAAACAACCTCATTGGCTCTGACGAGTTTCTTCGTGACAGAGAAATCAAAGTTTTTGAGATTGACAGAGGTGGTGATATAACCTATCATGGTCCCGGGCAAATTGTGGGTTACCCCATAATCAATCTTCAGGACTGGAAACCTGACACGCATCTCTATCTCAGAACCCTTGAGCAGGTTATCATCGATGTGCTCAAAGATTACGGGATAGAATCCGGCAGAAAACCTGAATATACAGGTGTTTGGGTAGGGGAGAGCAAGATTGCTGCCATAGGAATTAAGATATCACGCTGGATTACCATGCATGGATTTGCATTCAACATAAATACAGATCTCGACCTTTTCAACGGTATCATACCGTGTGGAATAAAGGAAAAGGAAGTGACATCCTTGAAAAAATTATTGAATAAAGAAATAAATATCGGCGAAGTTAAAGCTAAACTGCTTCTGCGGTTTATGGAGCATTTTAATTTT